One stretch of Monomorium pharaonis isolate MP-MQ-018 chromosome 10, ASM1337386v2, whole genome shotgun sequence DNA includes these proteins:
- the LOC105835184 gene encoding 60S ribosomal protein L17 encodes MGRYSHEPVNQTKSCKARGSNLRVHFKNTHETARAIKCMTLRRAQKYLKNVIEHKECVPFRRFNGGVGRCAQAKQFGTTQGRWPKKSAEFLLQLLKNAESNADYRGLDVDRLVIEHIQVNHAPCLRRRTYRAHGRINPYMSSPCHIEVILTEKEDVVAKATEEEPSKKKLSKKKLARQKEKMMRE; translated from the exons ATGGGTCGATACTCCCACGAGCCGGTCAACCAGACCAAATCGTGCAAAGCGCGCGGCTCCAATCTTCGCGTGCACTTTAAG AATACCCATGAGACGGCGCGTGCTATTAAGTGTATGACTCTACGAAGGGCGCAAAAGTACCTGAAGAATGTCATCGAGCACAAGGAGTGTGTCCCATTCCGCAGATTTAATGGTGGCGTCGGCAGGTGCGCTCAAGCCAAACAATTTGGCACCACGCAAG GTCGATGGCCTAAAAAGTCTGCAGAATTTCTGCTGCAACTTTTGAAAAATGCGGAGAGTAATGCCGATTACAGGGGACTTGATGTGGATCGCCTTGTGATTGAGCATATTCAGGTTAACCACGCACCTTGCCTTCGTAGAAGAACATACAGAGCTCACGGTCGTATAAATC cttACATGAGCTCGCCTTGTCACATTGAAGTAATCTTGACTGAGAAGGAGGATGTTGTTGCAAAAGCCACTGAAGAGGAGCCATCGAAAAAGAAACTTAGCAAGAAAAAACTCGCTAGACAAAAGGAAAAGATGATGAGGGAATAA
- the LOC105835183 gene encoding synaptic vesicle glycoprotein 2B, with the protein MVEGGPDTKRNIKCDVKDERLNGCGSKELELACIGLKGNTLDPEKGSYVQADFEKAIELSEYGKFHYFLLAVCGFVSTSEEMDVISMSFILPSAQCDLKLNTQAKGWLNSIIFIGMMAGAYVWGSIADALGRRKVLIAISFMNALCIVASSFSQTYELFMLFRFLNGAALGGSGPVIWSYFAEFQPKSKRGSMLSFMAAFWTLGNLFVAGLAWLIIPREMGFTSSSFTYNSWRIFLLICAIPSFVVTGLLLLLPESPKYLLSSGKYEEALEIFRKIYVINTGKPRDTYTVKELILDDYQESNSMKDTVEEKSKCKTMLGDIVENSRQLFVTPILRFTIISIVINFTFHIGYYGLMMWFPELFNRFDEFHRDQPGKVASICQVTDYVVNKGSHSIENFCSDKIGASVFLESLITVASAIPANIIAVLGMDRLGRKFFLVFSTFSSGLCSIGLYFVYNKYQNLTVSAIFSGAISCGNAALDCLITEVFPTQLRATGIAISMVAARLGGIIGNIVIAQLLDMYCPAPTFIVAALLIGGGLLCLFLPNTTREPLS; encoded by the exons ATGGTAGAAGGTGGACCCGACACAAAGCGCAATATCA AGTGTGATGTAAAAGACGAGCGGCTAAACGGTTGCGGTTCCAAGGAACTCGAACTTGCCT GTATCGGATTAAAAGGCAACACACTCGATCCAGAGAAAGGATCCTATGTTCAAGCTGATTTCGAGAAGGCCATCGAACTAAGCG AATATGGAAAGTTTCACTACTTCCTACTCGCTGTGTGCGGCTTCGTCAGCACCAGCGAGGAGATGGACGTGATCTCAATGTCCTTCATCTTGCCGAGTGCGCAATGTGACCTGAAGCTCAACACCCAAGCGAAGGGATGGCTCAACTCTATCATCTTCATCGGGATGATGGCCGGGGCGTACGTCTGGGGCTCCATCGCGGACGCTCTCGGTCGTCGGAAGGTCCTGATCGCCATCTCATTCATGAACGCCCTGTGCATCGTCGCCTCTAGCTTTAGCCAAACGTATGAGCTCTTCATGCTATTCCGTTTCCTGAACGGTGCGGC GCTAGGAGGTAGCGGTCCGGTCATCTGGTCATACTTCGCTGAATTTCAGCCGAAGTCCAAACGTGGCTCCATGCTGTCATTCATGGCGGCGTTCTGGACGTTGGGGAATCTTTTTGTAGCTG GCTTGGCATGGTTGATCATTCCTAGAGAAATGGGTTTCACGAGTTCATCATTCACGTACAATTCTTGGCGAATCTTTCTATTAATCTGTGCTATTCCGTCGTTCGTCGTGACAGGGTTGCTTCTATTGCTTCCCGAATCTCCCAAGTACCTCTTATCTTCCGGGAAATACGAGGAGGCGCTTGAAATTTTCCGCAAGATATATGTCATCAACACCGGTAAACCACGCGACACCTACACG GTAAAAGAATTGATCCTCGATGACTATCAAGAATCAAACTCGATGAAGGACACAGTTGAAGAAAAGAGCAAGTGCAAGACCATGCTGGGTGACATCGTGGAGAACAGTAGACAACTATTTGTAACGCCCATTCTTCGCTTCACGATAATATcgattgttattaatttcacTTTCCATATCGGTTACTATGGTCTGATGATGTGGTTCCCGGAGCTGTTTAATCGTTTCGACGAATTCCATCGCGATCAACCGGGCAAGGTAGCCTCGATATGTCAGGTCACTGACTACGTCGTTAACAAGGGTTCGCATAGTATCGAGAACTTTTGCTCCGATAAAATCGGAGCGTCTGTCTTCCTGGAGTCTCTCATCACGGTAGCGTCCGCTATACCGGCCAATATCATCGCTGTTTTGGGAATGGATCGTCTTGGCCGTAAATTCTTTCtag TGTTCAGCACGTTTTCATCAGGACTTTGCTCGATCGGGTTATACTTCGTGTAcaacaaatatcaaaatttgacCGTGTCGGCTATCTTCAGTGGCGCGATAAGTTGCGGCAATGCAGCGCTGGATTGTCTCATTACCGAGGTGTTCCCGACGCAGCTGCGTGCAACCGGGATTGCCATATCGATGGTCGCCGCTCGTCTCGGTGGGATAATTGGTAATATCGTCATAGCCCAACTCTTGGACATGTACTGTCCAGCACCGACTTTCATAGTGGCTGCTCTTCTTATtg GAGGAGGCTTACTGTGTTTATTCCTACCAAACACAACGCGCGAACCACTTTCCTGA